The window CCCCTTGCCCGTCCATTCGTGCCGCCGATGACAGCACGACGCGCCTTCCGCCTCACTTGCAAGCTTGCCCTTCGGACCAACGCCCGATGAGGCCGCGTACCATGGACTATTCCGCCGAGGATGATGCCGCGCCGGTCGAAATGCTCGCTGCGCTGTTCGAGGCGCGCGGGTGGCCGTGCGAGATGGTCTCCGACGAGGAGATGAGCGGCGAGGTGCAGGGCAGCTGGGCCAATTACCAGCTGCGCGCGATCTGGCGGCCGGAAGACCGGGTGCTGCAATTCCTCTGCCTGCCCGATATCCGCGTCACCGATGACAAGCGCGGTTCGGCCTATGAACTGCTCTGCCTCGTCAACGAACAGATGTGGCTGGGGCATTTCGACATCTGGTCGAACGGCGATGTCCTGCTCTATCGCCACGGCGCGTTGCTGGGCGAGGAAGGGCGCTTGACGATCGACATGGCGCAATCGCTGGTCGAGATCGCGATCGACGAGTGCGACCGCTTCTACCCCGCCTTCCAGTTCGTGCTGTGGGGCGACAAGAGCCCGCGCGCGGCGCTCGAAGCGGCGATGGTTGACGCGGCGGGCGAGGCCTGAGAGCCTCCCGCACAGGATGACGAACCAGCTTCTTATCATCGGTTGCGGCAATATGGGCGGGGCGATGCTGGCCGGCTGGCTGGCAGCGGGCGTCGATCCGGCACGGCTTTCTGTGCTCGATCCGGCCCTCTCCGAAGCGCCCGCAGGCGTTGCGCTCTACCGCGATGCTGCCGCGGTGCCGAGCACGCATGATGCGGTGCTGCTCGGGTTCAAGCCGCAGCAACTGGGCCAATTGGGGCCGGGCCTGCAAGGGCTGACAACGGGCCGGACGGTCTATTCGCTGCTTGCCGGAATAAGGCTGGATCAGCTCCAGGCCGCCTTTCCCGGGGCCGCCGCCCATGTGCGGGTGATGCCCAATCTGGCTGCGCGTATCAACAAATCGCCCGTGATCCTCGCCGAGGCAGGACTGGACGCAGCGCGGCGCGACGCTGCCTTTGCTCTGTTCGGGCAGCTGGGGACGGCGCTGTGGCTCGATGGCGAGGCGCAGTTCGATCTCGTCACCGCGCTGGCCGGATCGGGGCCGGGCTTTGTCTACCGCTTCATCGATGCGCTGGCGGGGGCGGCTGCCGATCTCGGGCTGGATCAGGCGAGCGCCGATGCGCTGGCGCTGGCCACGGTCGAGGGCGCAGCGGCGCTGGCGGCGACGTCCGATGTCGGCCCGGCCACCCTCGCAGACCGCGTGGCGAGCCCGGGCGGGATGACGCGCGAGGGACTGAACGTGCTCGACGAAGAGGCAGCGCTGCGGCGGCTGCTGACCGAGACTTTGCGCGCCACCGCTGCCAAGGGCGCGGCGCTCTCCAAGGGTAGTTAAGATTAACCGGTGTTAATCTGAACGGATTGCGCG is drawn from Erythrobacter sp. and contains these coding sequences:
- a CDS encoding pyrroline-5-carboxylate reductase family protein; the protein is MTNQLLIIGCGNMGGAMLAGWLAAGVDPARLSVLDPALSEAPAGVALYRDAAAVPSTHDAVLLGFKPQQLGQLGPGLQGLTTGRTVYSLLAGIRLDQLQAAFPGAAAHVRVMPNLAARINKSPVILAEAGLDAARRDAAFALFGQLGTALWLDGEAQFDLVTALAGSGPGFVYRFIDALAGAAADLGLDQASADALALATVEGAAALAATSDVGPATLADRVASPGGMTREGLNVLDEEAALRRLLTETLRATAAKGAALSKGS
- a CDS encoding YbjN domain-containing protein, with product MDYSAEDDAAPVEMLAALFEARGWPCEMVSDEEMSGEVQGSWANYQLRAIWRPEDRVLQFLCLPDIRVTDDKRGSAYELLCLVNEQMWLGHFDIWSNGDVLLYRHGALLGEEGRLTIDMAQSLVEIAIDECDRFYPAFQFVLWGDKSPRAALEAAMVDAAGEA